One segment of Etheostoma cragini isolate CJK2018 chromosome 23, CSU_Ecrag_1.0, whole genome shotgun sequence DNA contains the following:
- the ifrd1 gene encoding interferon-related developmental regulator 1, giving the protein MPRTKKKNGRGGQHGNMQPFSDEDASIETLSHCSSFSDTASVADEGGEASEDTAQEDFQYKLKGFIDSTVDKSAKTRQGALDGLKTAMATRILCEFISERRMTITDSIERCLKKGKGEEQRAAASLACLLCIQLGSGIESEEVFKTLKPIFKNILADGSANIQARQAVATSLGLCTLVAEDDILDVHSTMECFENLFTRSYTRMDGTCPLINPQTSHLHTNALLSWALLLTICTASQLKDIMRKHLPKLPRLLESEDVNMRIAAGETIALLFELARDMDSEFEFVDWDELCDKLNALATDCNKHRAKTDKRKQRSVFRDVLKAVEEADFQSETIRFGTERMTIDSWVRKRTYDAFREFVGSGMNYHLQANEFIRDVFELGPPMLVDSATMKAMKISRFERHLHNSAAFKARTKARSKFRDKRVDVGEF; this is encoded by the exons ATGCCGAGGACCAAGAAAAAGAATGGCCGGG ggggGCAGCATGGAAATATGCAGCCTTTCAGTGATGAGGATGCCTCCATTGAGACCCTCAGTCATTGCAGCAGTTTCAGTGACACTGCCAGTGTCGCAGATGaag GTGGAGAGGCCAGTGAGGACACAGCCCAGGAGGATTTCCAGTACAAGCTGAAGGGGTTCATAGACAGCACGGTTGATAAGAG TGCTAAGACCAGACAAGGGGCACTGGATGGGCTTAAGACGGCAATGGCCACACGGATCCTGTGTGAGTTCATCTCCGAGAGAAGGATGACTATCACAGACAGCATTGAACGCTGCCTCAAGAAAG GCAAAGGCGAGGAGCAGCGGGCGGCAGCTTCTCTAGCCTGCCTGCTGTGCATCCAGCTGGGCTCTGGCATCGAGAGCGAGGAGGTGTTCAAGACCCTAAAACCAATCTTCAAAAACATCCTGGCAGATGGATCGGCCAACATACAAGCCAGACAGGCT GTTGCGACAAGTCTGGGCCTCTGTACTTTAGTGGCAGAAGATGACATTTTG GACGTGCATTCTACCATGGAGTGCTTTGAGAATCTGTTCACCCGGTCCTATACACGGATGGATGGTACCTGTCCTTTGATCAATCCCCAGACGAGCCACCTCCACACCAACGCCCTGCTGTCCTGGGCACTGCTGCTCACCATCTGCACTGCCAGCCAGCTTAAAGACATAATGCGCAA aCACCTGCCTAAACTACCAAGATTACTGGAAAGTGAGGATGTCAACATGAGAATTGCTGCGGGGGAGACCATTGCCCTGCTCTTTGAGTTGGCCAGAGACATGGACTCT GAGTTTGAGTTTGTTGACTGGGATGAACTGTGTGACAAACTGAACGCTTTGGCCACAGACTGTAACAAGCACAGAGCCAAGACGGACAAGAGGAAGCAGCGGTCAGTGTTCAGAGACGTACTCAAGGCTGTTGAG GAGGCTGACTTTCAGTCGGAGACAATTCGCTTTGGGACAGAGCGTATGACCATTGACAGCTGGGTCAGAAAGAGGACATATGATGCCTTCAGAGAGTTTGTGGGGTCTGGGATGAACTACCACCTGCAG GCAAATGAATTCATCAGAGACGTGTTTGAACTGGGACCACCTATGCTGGTTGATTCGGCAACAATGAAGGCGATGAAAATCTCTCGCTTTGAAAGG CATCTCCACAACTCTGCTGCATTCAAGGCTCGGACCAAGGCCAGAAGCAAGTTCAGGGACAAGAGAGTGGACGTGGGAGAATTTTAa